A part of Setaria viridis chromosome 8, Setaria_viridis_v4.0, whole genome shotgun sequence genomic DNA contains:
- the LOC117867059 gene encoding receptor protein kinase WSS1 encodes MGREGFLLLPLLILLALAAPGPAAAATANTADAGVILELAKSLTNPPPSWTGTDVCGGATFQGITCDGAGRVTGINLAKQSLSGTLPASLSDLTELQWLLLQGNALEGAVPSLARMGSLETLALDGNAFTALPPNFLEGLPSLRSLSMEDLPLKSWSIPDAVAGCAALLNFSISNCSVSGPFPAVLANLTSLQLLRLSYNYLTGGLPMVLEGLGSLESLQLNNQKSGEKLSGPIDVVAKLPSLKTLWLQSNSFTGPIPEFSPDSQLVDFNVRDNSLTGVVPPSLIGIASLQVVKLSNNKFQGPKPKFTATTVDIDSGNGFCLKDPGPCNPLVTILLDVASGFGYPPQLSVWAGNSPCGGSGNGQWLGVICKNNDVIQINLPRKNLSGMISPAFANLTRLQKLDLSNNQLTGKIPDSLTTLATLNYLDVSNNRLTGQVPEFNQPDIKLMTAGNRWGESDSDSGGGGGSDGGSSPSNPGSRNSKSNAGMIIGILLAVILLVVCVGLFLHHRRKKNVDKFSPVSTKSPSGESEMMKIQVVGTNGNSNVSGSIPTEFFSHVSADSTNIADIFESHGMQLPMSVLLKATNNFDEDYILGRGGFGVVFKGTLNGNLVAVKRCDSGTMGTKGLQEFMAEIDVLRKVRHRHLVALLGYCTHGNERLLVYEYMSGGTLREHLCDLQQSGYTPLTWTQRMTIALDVARGIEYLHGLAQETFIHRDLKPSNILLDQDLRAKVSDFGLVKLAKDTDKSMMTRVAGTFGYLAPEYATTGKVTTKVDVYAYGVILMEMITGRKVLDDSLPEDETHLVTIFRRNMLDKDKFRKFVDPTLELSAESWSSLLEVADLARHCTAREPYQRPDMCHCVNRLSSLVDQWKPTNIVDEEEDEGTSEMGLHQQLERWRRDDFTISDSDSFSRYNMSRKYH; translated from the exons ATGGGGAGGGAGGGATTTCTCCTCCTgcccctcctcatcctcctcgccctcgccgcccccggccccgccgccgcggcgacggccaATACGGCCGACGCGGGCGTCATCTTGGAGCTCGCCAAGTCACTGACCAACCCACCGCCGTCCTGGACCGGAACCGACGtctgcggcggcgccacctTCCAGGGCATCACCTGCGACGGCGCTGGCCGCGTCACCGGCATCAACCTCGCCAAGCAGAGTTTATCCGGCACCCTCCCCGCATCCCTCTCCGACCTCACCGAGCTCCAGTGGCTGCTGCTCCAGGGCAACGCGCTGGAGGGAGCCGTGCCCTCCCTGGCCCGGATGGGCTCCCTCGAGACCCTCGCGCTCGACGGTAACGCCTTCACCGCCCTGCCCCCCAACTTCCTCGAGGGCCTCCCCTCTCTGCGAAGTCTCAGCATGGAAGACCTGCCTCTCAAGTCATGGAGCATTCCAGACGCCGTCGCGGGATGCGCCGCGCTGCTGAACTTCTCGATCTCCAACTGCTCTGTCTCTGGTCCCTTCCCGGCGGTTCTTGCCAACCTGACATCCCTCCAGCTGCTGCGGCTGTCGTACAATTACCTTACTGGGGGCCTGCCGATGGTGTTAGAGGGGTTGGGCTCGCTGGAGTCACTGCAGCTTAACAACCAGAAGTCTGGTGAGAAACTGTCTGGGCCGATCGATGTCGTGGCGAAGTTGCCGAGCTTGAAGACGTTGTGGCTTCAGTCCAACTCGTTCACTGGCCCGATCCCAGAGTTCAGCCCTGACTCGCAGCTGGTTGATTTCAATGTCAGGGACAATAGTCTCACTGGGGTCGTACCGCCCTCCCTGATAGGGATCGCAAGCCTTCAGGTTGTGAAGCTGTCCAATAACAAGTTTCAAGGGCCAAAGCCAAAATTCACAGCTACCACTGTAGATATTGATTCTGGGAATGGGTTCTGTCTCAAAGACCCTGGGCCTTGCAATCCACTGGTGACCATTCTGCTTGATGTGGCCTCAGGTTTTGGATACCCACCTCAGCTTTCAGTGTGGGCAGGAAACAGCCCGTGCGGAGGTAGCGGAAATGGTCAATGGCTTGGTGTTATCTGCAAAAACAATGATGTGATTCAAATCAATTTGCCTAGAAAGAACTTGTCAGGGATGATTTCGCCAGCTTTTGCAAACCTGACTAGGCTTCAAAAGTTGGATCTGTCGAACAATCAACTCACAGGGAAGATACCGGATAGTTTGACAACGCTGGCAACCCTCAATTATCTTGATGTCTCAAATAATCGCCTCACTGGACAAGTGCCTGAGTTTAACCAGCCGGATATAAAGCTGATGACAGCAGGAAACCGGTGGGGGGAATCAGACAGTGAtagtggtggaggtggtggttcCGATGGTGGGTCATCACCTTCAAATCCAGGTTCACGGAACTCAAAGTCGAATGCTGGAATGATCATTGGAATTCTTCTAGCTGTCATTCTTCTCGTAGTCTGTGTTGGGCTTTTCCTACATCATCGAAGGAAGAAGAACGTGGACAAGTTCAGTCCTGTCTCAACTAAGAGCCCTTCTGGTGAATCTGAGATGATGAAGATTCAGGTGGTTGGGACAAATGGCAATAGCAATGTAAGTGGTTCAATCCCAACTGAGTTTTTCAGTCATGTGAGCGCTGACAGTACAAACATTGCTGATATCTTCGAGTCTCATGGGATGCAATTGCCGATGAGTGTGCTACTAAAGGCCACAAACAATTTTGATGAGGACTACATCTTAGGTAGAGGGGGCTTTGGGGTGGTTTTTAAAGGGACTCTCAATGGAAATCTGGTTGCTGTGAAGAGGTGCGACAGTGGCACTATGGGGACTAAAGGGCTGCAAGAATTCATGGCTGAGATTGATGTTCTTAGGAAAGTGAGACATCGACACTTGGTTGCATTGCTTGGGTACTGCACCCATGGTAATGAGAGGCTATTGGTCTATGAGTACATGTCGGGAGGAACACTGCGTGAGCACCTGTGTGATCTTCAGCAGAGTGGTTATACTCCTCTTACATGGACACAGAGGATGACAATAGCTTTGGATGTTGCTCGGGGGATAGAATATTTGCATGGTTTGGCGCAGGAGACTTTCATCCATAGGGATCTGAAACCTTCTAATATATTGCTGGACCAAGATTTGAGAGCCAAGGTTTCGGACTTTGGGTTGGTCAAACTTGCTAAAGATACAGATAAGTCCATGATGACAAGGGTAGCAGGGACATTTGGATACCTCGCGCCTGAATATGCTA CTACAGGAAAGGTCACTACAAAAGTGGACGTGTATGCCTACGGTGTTATACTTATGGAGATGATTACGGGAAGAAAAGTACTCGATGACTCATTACCTGAGGATGAAACACATCTTGTAACAATCTTCCGAAGAAATATGCTTGACAAAGATAAGTTCAGGAAGTTTGTGGATCCCACTCTTGAACTCAGTGCTGAATCTTGGAGCAGCTTGCTGGAGGTAGCAGATCTTGCTCGCCATTGCACGGCACGAGAACCATACCAGCGGCCAGACATGTGTCACTGTGTGAACAGACTTTCCAGCCTGGTGGATCAATGGAAGCCAACGAATATTgttgacgaggaggaggatgaaggaaCAAGTGAAATGGGTCTTCACCAGCAGCTGGAAAGATGGAGACGTGATGATTTCACTATATCAGATTCGGATTCATTCAGTAGATACAACATGTCAAGGAAGTACCATTGA